Proteins from one Fragaria vesca subsp. vesca linkage group LG6, FraVesHawaii_1.0, whole genome shotgun sequence genomic window:
- the LOC101296796 gene encoding putative G3BP-like protein-like: MALQTVIPPAIPSAQVVANAFIAQYYHILHHNPDNVYRFYQDSSVMSRPDADGVMRSVTTMQGINDQILSFDYKEYKAEIETADAQNSYKDGVTVLVTGCLTSKDNLKRKFAQSFFLAPQENGFFVLNDVFRYVEDGELLKNHSVNGVNDATSVLLNQEPEPTYVPDPPAPDLETAPVEEDQNVVEKAFDTSDQDRQSANEKESGIERPSYSNGDNVSVVVESASTTAQEDGQKKSYASIVKVAKGSSGPNKVYVPTNTVKVAPKKMENSLPGSAASASVPEASAPTSSTTIENRETNEEAEGYSIYISNLPLSVTADQLEVEFKKFGPIKEGGIQVRNKKLQGYCFGFVEFQSLSSMNSAIQASPITIGGLQATIEIKKTNTRIGNSGSGSFSSGRGGFRSDSFRGHGSYGGARSLVRNEYVNRAEFSGRGRGRAGRGGDGYRQGRGGGHQQGRGEGYQQFRGEGYHQGRGDGYQHAREVYQPRGDNYQQGRGRRGGHPSGPKQNVVSA; encoded by the exons ATGGCTTTGCAGACAGTAATTCCTCCAGCAATCCCCAGCGCTCAAGTTGTTGCAAATGCTTTCATTGCGCAGTATTACCATATTCTTCATCACAACCCAGACAATGTCTACAGATTTTATCAGGATTCAAGTGTGATGAGCCGGCCTGATGCTGACGGTGTGATGAGATCTGTGACCACGATGCAA GGAATCAATGATCAGATCCTTTCCTTTGATTACAAGGAATATAAGGCTGAGATAGAAACTGCAGATGCTCAGAACTCTTACAAAGATGGGGTCACTGTGTTAGTTACTGGATGCTTAACAAGCAAAGATAACTTGAAAAGGAAATTTGCTCAATCATTTTTTCTTGCCCCACAAGAGAATGGGTTCTTTGTATTGAATGATGTCTTTAGGTATGTAGAAGACGGAGAACTATTGAAAAACCATTCAGTTAATGGAGTTAATGATGCCACATCAGTCCTCTTAAACCAAGAACCAG AACCAACTTATGTTCCGGATCCTCCCGCACCTGATTTGGAAACTGCTCCAGTTGAAGAAGATCAAAATGTTGTTGAGAAAGCTTTTGACACATCGGACCAGGATAGACAATCAGCTAATGAGAAGGAATCTGGTATTGAACGCCCATCTTATTCAAATGGAGATAATGTCTCCGTTGTAGTTGAATCAGCTTCTACTACAGCCCAAGAAGATGGTCAAAAGAAGTCTTATGCATCAATT GTAAAAGTAGCAAAAGGAAGTTCAGGCCCAAATAAGGTTTATGTGCCCACTAATACCGTAAAAGTTGCTCCTAAGAAAATGGAGAATTCTTTGCCTGGTTCGGCTGCATCTGCTTCCGTGCCCGAAGCATCAGCCCCAACTAGCAGTACTACCATAGAGAATCGTGAGACTAATGAGGAAG CTGAGGGCTATTCTATATACATAAGTAATTTGCCCTTGAGTGTGACGGCCGATCAGCTTGAGGTAGAATTCAAGAAATTTGGACCAATAAAGGAAGGAGGCATCCAAGTCCGAAATAAGAAG CTTCAGGGATACTGTTTTGGATTTGTTGAATTTCAGTCTTTAAGTTCCATGAATAGCGCCATTCAG GCTTCACCGATCACTATTGGTGGACTTCAAGCTACGATCGAGATAAAGAAAACTAACACGCGAA TTGGTAACAGTGGAAGTGGTTCGTTCTCTTCTGGAAGGGGAGGGTTTCGGAGTGACAGCTTTAGGGGCCATGGTAGTTATGGTGGTGCCAGGAGCCTTGTTAGAAATGAGTATGTGAACAGGGCTGAATTTTCTGGTCGGGGCAGGGGTCGAGCTGGACGTGGCGGAGATGGTTATCGACAAGGGAGAGGAGGTGGTCATCAACAAGGGAGAGGAGAGGGATATCAACAATTCAGAGGAGAGGGTTATCACCAAGGAAGAGGAGACGGTTATCAACATGCGAGAGAAGTATATCAACCGAGAGGAGACAATTATCAGCAAGGGAGAGGAAGAAGAGGTGGCCATCCAAGTGGACCAAAGCAGAATGTGGTTTCAGCATGA
- the LOC101293613 gene encoding ninja-family protein Os03g0214200-like: protein MTQTEEGGNRAAAAATRPLFTIPVTNFQGDLLRRIVSGNDLSQKVVVDQPAEDSDEVELSLGLSLNGRFGVDPRAKAGLHLKRSSSVSDFSPAAATAGTAGVREEEATTCRVPRPCVVPLMRTCSLPSETEEEWRKRKELQSLRRMEAKRKRSEKQQRSYSKLHRDRSRENFDVDRLAEPINAGGGCPPLPPVPPPPESQGTITGSQGSGSSGVTDSESQAAQVVHKCTEVRSGSNIESLPKSEKEPLVPSQMTKSAEISADNSGQLNGAVQMENHCANSTTPHKETKEIVRNVLDNMPSVSTKGDGPNGKRVEGFLYRYKKGEEVRIVCVCHGSFLTPAEFVKHAGGGDVPHPLKHIVVNPTPIL, encoded by the exons ATGACGCAAACTGAGGAAGGTGGGAACAGAGCCGCCGCGGCCGCCACCAGGCCGCTTTTCACAATTCCGGTGACTAACTTCCAGGGAGATCTGCTGCGAAGAATTGTTTCCGGGAATGATTTGTCTCAAAAAGTCGTCGTTGACCAGCCGGCGGAAGATTCCGACGAGGTTGAGCTGAGTCTTGGGCTGTCGTTGAACGGGAGGTTCGGGGTGGACCCTAGAGCCAAGGCGGGGTTGCATCTCAAACGTTCGTCTTCAGTCTCTGACTTCTCGCCTGCGGCGGCGACGGCGGGGACGGCTGGGGTGAGAGAGGAGGAAGCAACGACGTGTCGTGTGCCGAGGCCGTGTGTGGTGCCTCTGATGAGAACGTGCTCGCTTCCGAGTGAAACGGAGGAGGAATGGAGGAAGAGGAAGGAGCTGCAGAGCTTGAGGAGAATGGAGGCGAAGAGGAAGCGGTCGGAGAAGCAGCAGAGGAGTTATTCGAAGTTGCATAGGGATCGGAGCCGTGAGAATTTCGACGTGGATAGGCTAGCTGAGCCCATCAATGCAGGTGGCGGTTGTCCTCCGCTTCCGCCGGTACCGCCGCCCCCGGAATCACAGGGGACTATTACTGGGTCTCAGGGGAGTGGCTCGTCGGGGGTTACCGATTCTGAGAGCCAAGCTGCTCAAG TAGTGCACAAATGCACTGAAGTAAGAAGCGGTTCTAATATCGAGTCGTTGCCAAAGAGTGAGAAGGAACCACTTGTCCCCTCGCAGATGACAAAGTCTGCTGAAATCTCAGCTGATAACTCAGGGCAGTTGAATGGAGCTGTCCAAATGGAAAACCACTGTGCGAACTCCACAACCCCTCACAAGGAAACCAAGGAGATTGTGAGGAATGTGTTGGATAATATGCCATCTGTGTCTACTAAAGGAGATGGTCCCAACGGTAAAAGAGTAGAAGGCTTTCTTTACAGGTACAAGAAAGGTGAGGAAGTGAGGATTGTATGTGTTTGCCATGGCAGCTTTCTAACTCCAGCCGAGTTTGTGAAGCATGCCGGCGGTGGCGACGTGCCACATCCTCTTAAACATATAGTGGTCAATCCTACTCCCATTTTGTAA